A region of Paractinoplanes abujensis DNA encodes the following proteins:
- a CDS encoding pentapeptide repeat-containing protein, translated as MAERDLRADCARCSGLCCVAPAFAKSSDFAINKPAGTPCRNLGDDFRCTIHERLDASGFHGCVVFDCFGAGQRLTQETFGGADWRERPDMFAALPIMRQLHELMWYLTEALTLDEAQPVRGKLRDALARTDHLAAGSPADLRALDLDAHRHRVNPLLQRASELARAGIKGRKDHRGADLIGRRMRGADLRGASFRGALLIGADLREADLRRADFTGADLRGADLRGADLTGVLFLTDSQRRAAIS; from the coding sequence ATGGCCGAGCGAGATCTTCGCGCCGACTGCGCGCGGTGCTCCGGATTGTGTTGCGTGGCGCCCGCCTTCGCCAAGTCGTCCGATTTCGCGATCAACAAACCGGCCGGCACGCCGTGTCGCAACCTGGGCGACGACTTCCGCTGCACGATTCACGAGCGGCTCGACGCCAGCGGGTTCCACGGGTGCGTCGTCTTCGACTGCTTCGGGGCCGGCCAGCGCCTGACCCAGGAGACGTTCGGCGGGGCCGACTGGCGCGAGCGGCCCGACATGTTCGCCGCCCTGCCGATCATGCGGCAGCTGCACGAGCTGATGTGGTATCTGACCGAGGCTCTCACGCTGGACGAGGCTCAACCCGTACGGGGAAAACTGCGGGACGCTCTCGCCCGGACCGACCACCTCGCCGCCGGCTCGCCGGCGGACCTGCGCGCCCTCGACCTCGACGCGCACCGGCACCGGGTCAACCCGCTGCTGCAACGGGCCAGCGAGCTGGCGCGAGCCGGCATCAAGGGACGGAAAGACCATCGCGGGGCCGACCTGATCGGCCGCCGGATGCGCGGCGCCGACCTGCGCGGGGCCAGCTTCCGGGGCGCGCTGCTGATCGGAGCCGATCTGCGTGAAGCGGATCTGCGCCGGGCCGACTTCACCGGAGCCGACCTGCGTGGGGCCGATCTGCGGGGCGCCGACCTCACCGGAGTGCTCTTCCTCACCGACTCGCAGCGCCGAGCAGCGATCTCCTGA
- a CDS encoding translation initiation factor 2: MPEHYAALRDTISADSERILWSGHTAVAEYAFDEPASLPRWTLPEETEVVVTDQRVLYRGPGAADTGELRWPWPQHLRVQPGSRDTGRQATVTQIQLVCAGPGGSFPALVFAGGELTTVGDADRLANTLRQAIARYRVEHATDLGIAPPQLRMLSRLVIGPEFTNFPGGEGQTVSLIGAVSVDTSKPVSSTPVSAAPTSAAPASPAPSYDARPGYATVAHPSSEIPAVDRSYDLRPPVIVPAPSDIRPALDDLRPAETARPPIDVRPEVPPRRAWSARPADDATLTGQPDLDTRAADLAARVANLVAGGANGASPMVEFENQTNLSAYLDVPSTTAPRPRAATEQWAGQSEPGDRAESVRRTAARFAGNAARVRGGGTGSGARQDDEVGSSGRGSHRQG, encoded by the coding sequence ATGCCCGAGCACTACGCTGCGCTGCGCGACACGATCTCGGCCGACTCCGAGCGCATCCTGTGGAGCGGCCACACCGCCGTGGCGGAATACGCGTTCGACGAGCCCGCCTCGCTCCCCCGGTGGACCCTGCCCGAGGAGACCGAGGTCGTCGTGACCGACCAGCGTGTCCTCTACCGTGGCCCCGGCGCCGCCGACACCGGCGAGCTGCGCTGGCCCTGGCCGCAGCACCTGCGCGTGCAGCCCGGCAGCCGCGACACGGGCCGGCAGGCCACCGTGACGCAGATCCAGCTCGTCTGCGCGGGCCCCGGCGGCAGCTTCCCCGCGCTGGTCTTCGCGGGTGGCGAGCTGACCACGGTGGGTGACGCCGACCGTCTCGCCAACACGCTGCGGCAGGCCATCGCCCGTTACCGCGTGGAGCACGCGACCGACCTGGGCATCGCCCCGCCGCAGCTGCGCATGCTGAGCCGCCTCGTGATCGGCCCTGAGTTCACCAACTTCCCGGGAGGCGAGGGCCAGACGGTGTCGCTGATCGGCGCGGTGTCGGTCGACACGAGCAAGCCCGTCTCGAGCACGCCCGTCTCCGCCGCGCCCACATCGGCCGCGCCCGCCTCACCCGCGCCTTCCTACGATGCGCGGCCCGGCTACGCCACGGTGGCTCACCCGTCGTCCGAGATCCCGGCGGTCGACCGCTCGTACGACCTGCGACCGCCCGTCATCGTGCCGGCGCCCTCCGACATCAGGCCCGCGCTCGACGACCTCCGCCCGGCCGAGACCGCCCGGCCGCCGATCGACGTCCGCCCCGAGGTGCCGCCGCGCCGGGCCTGGTCGGCGCGGCCGGCTGACGACGCCACCCTCACCGGGCAGCCCGACCTCGACACCCGCGCCGCCGACCTCGCCGCCCGGGTGGCCAACCTGGTCGCCGGGGGCGCGAACGGCGCGAGCCCGATGGTCGAGTTCGAGAACCAGACCAACCTTTCCGCCTATCTCGACGTCCCCTCCACCACGGCTCCGCGGCCCCGCGCCGCGACCGAGCAGTGGGCGGGGCAGAGCGAGCCCGGCGACCGGGCCGAGTCGGTCCGGCGCACGGCCGCCCGTTTCGCCGGCAACGCGGCTCGCGTGCGCGGCGGCGGCACCGGCAGCGGCGCTCGCCAGGACGACGAGGTGGGCAGCAGCGGACGGGGCAGCCACCGCCAGGGCTGA
- a CDS encoding spermidine synthase, whose translation MALRKRSERLVETVASGVAELLPDPDRDTAYTLLLDGAPQSHVDLADPQHLQFEYVRRMAAAIDLLAPPGQPLRALHLGGGGLTIPRYIATTRPGSAQRVVEIDGPLVEFVRKALPLPAKANIRVRVGDARAALEGMRDSGYDLIVLDVFAGARTPAHLTSVEFAREVARVLDPAGHLIANVTDGPPLRYAKAQVATIRAALPEACLVADASVLRGRRYGNLVVIAGRTPPPVAGLARRAAGDWFPGRLETDLDRFAGGTKPVTDSVAVASPSPPTGLFGNRQ comes from the coding sequence GTGGCGCTGCGCAAGAGGTCGGAACGGCTGGTCGAGACGGTCGCGTCGGGGGTCGCCGAACTGCTGCCCGATCCCGACCGCGACACCGCATACACCCTGCTGCTCGACGGCGCCCCGCAGTCGCACGTCGACCTGGCCGATCCCCAGCATCTGCAATTCGAGTACGTACGCCGGATGGCCGCCGCCATCGACCTGCTGGCCCCGCCCGGGCAGCCGTTGCGGGCGCTGCACCTGGGCGGTGGCGGCCTGACGATCCCGCGCTACATCGCGACCACCCGCCCCGGCTCGGCCCAGCGCGTGGTCGAGATCGACGGCCCGCTGGTCGAGTTCGTGCGCAAGGCCCTGCCGCTGCCGGCCAAGGCGAACATCCGCGTACGGGTGGGGGACGCGCGCGCCGCCCTCGAAGGCATGCGCGACAGCGGATACGACTTGATCGTGCTCGACGTCTTCGCCGGCGCCCGCACCCCGGCCCACCTGACTTCGGTCGAGTTCGCCCGCGAGGTGGCCCGGGTGCTCGATCCGGCCGGTCACCTGATCGCCAACGTCACCGACGGGCCCCCGCTGCGCTACGCCAAGGCACAGGTGGCCACGATCCGCGCCGCGCTGCCCGAGGCGTGCCTCGTGGCCGACGCGTCGGTGCTGCGCGGCCGCCGCTACGGCAACCTCGTCGTGATCGCTGGGCGCACCCCGCCGCCGGTGGCCGGGCTCGCCCGCCGGGCCGCCGGGGACTGGTTCCCCGGGCGCCTCGAGACCGACCTCGACCGCTTCGCCGGCGGAACGAAACCCGTCACTGACAGTGTTGCCGTGGCGTCACCTTCTCCGCCGACCGGCCTCTTCGGTAACCGTCAGTAA
- a CDS encoding antitoxin, giving the protein MSFLDKAKDFLEKHDDKVDQALEKVGDEVDKRTGHKHSAHIDRAVDEAQKRTGQGDTRP; this is encoded by the coding sequence GTGAGCTTCCTGGACAAGGCCAAGGACTTCCTGGAGAAGCACGACGACAAGGTCGACCAGGCCCTGGAGAAGGTCGGTGACGAGGTCGACAAGCGCACCGGCCACAAGCACAGCGCGCACATCGACCGGGCCGTCGACGAGGCGCAGAAGCGCACCGGCCAGGGCGACACCCGCCCCTGA
- the malQ gene encoding 4-alpha-glucanotransferase, whose protein sequence is MDAELAELATAHGVATWYEDWHRERKDVADESVVGVLGLLGVDATSPSAIREELSAVREREALGLMPGTVVVREGASRDLPGPATITLEDGATREVRDIPADLPLGWHRLHVGEQDVTLVVVPAELPEPPQTWGWMLQLYALHSERSWGIGDLGDLREFLTVSGHPGLVLLNPLHAITPTLPVATSPYSPSSRRFANPLYLRIADTDEYRRADPDVRAAIDRLKPAPTADGLIDYSAVWQAKRAALDLLWPMAGEVDLESDPGLTDFARFCALAERHGPNWTEWPEELRRPDSPAVREFHSDRIAYHAWLQRLLGAQLEAANDAARAGGMPVGVVHDLAVGIDPNGADGWLLQDVLAAGVHTGAPPDAFNQLGQDWGLAAWRPDQLIATGYAAYRDMLRRIFQHAGGLRVDHVAGLWRLWWVPPGMGPAEGTYVHYDPEAMLGILALEASRAGAVVIGEDLGTVQPAVTETLERMNMLGSAVLYFTREWTEEDQPFVPAEEYKRNALASVSTHDLPTAAGFLTGEQVRVRAELGQLAGPVEEERRNARRDRDALVAVLEGDGLIAPGASDDEIIVAMHEFLARTPCRFVTASLYDVLGELAQPNLPGTMNEYPNWRMPLAASLEQIAEDPRVRTVAAILAERKAPK, encoded by the coding sequence ATGGACGCCGAACTGGCGGAACTGGCGACGGCACACGGGGTGGCCACCTGGTACGAGGACTGGCACCGCGAGCGCAAGGACGTCGCCGACGAGTCGGTGGTGGGGGTCCTGGGCCTGCTGGGCGTCGACGCGACCAGCCCCTCGGCGATACGTGAGGAGCTTTCCGCCGTACGGGAAAGGGAAGCTCTCGGTCTGATGCCGGGCACAGTGGTCGTGCGTGAGGGCGCCTCGCGGGATCTGCCCGGGCCGGCCACGATCACGCTGGAGGACGGGGCCACCCGCGAGGTCCGCGACATCCCGGCCGATCTGCCGCTGGGCTGGCACCGGCTGCACGTCGGCGAGCAGGACGTGACGCTCGTCGTGGTGCCGGCCGAGCTGCCCGAGCCGCCGCAGACGTGGGGCTGGATGCTGCAGCTGTACGCGCTGCACTCGGAGCGCTCGTGGGGCATCGGTGACCTGGGTGACCTGCGCGAGTTCCTGACCGTCTCCGGCCACCCCGGTCTGGTGCTGCTCAACCCGCTGCACGCGATCACCCCGACGCTGCCCGTGGCGACCTCGCCGTACTCGCCGTCCAGCCGTCGCTTCGCCAACCCGCTCTACCTGCGGATCGCCGACACCGACGAGTACCGCCGGGCCGATCCCGACGTGCGCGCCGCGATCGACCGGCTCAAGCCCGCGCCGACCGCCGACGGTCTGATCGACTACAGCGCCGTCTGGCAGGCCAAACGGGCCGCGCTGGACCTGCTGTGGCCGATGGCGGGCGAGGTCGACCTGGAGTCCGATCCCGGCCTGACCGACTTCGCGCGATTCTGCGCGCTGGCCGAGCGGCACGGGCCGAACTGGACGGAGTGGCCGGAGGAGCTGCGCCGGCCCGACTCCCCCGCCGTACGGGAGTTCCACAGCGACCGGATCGCCTACCATGCCTGGCTCCAGCGGCTGCTCGGCGCCCAGTTGGAGGCGGCCAACGACGCCGCCCGGGCGGGTGGGATGCCGGTGGGCGTGGTGCACGACCTGGCCGTGGGCATCGACCCCAACGGCGCCGACGGCTGGCTGCTGCAGGACGTGCTGGCCGCGGGCGTGCACACGGGCGCCCCGCCGGACGCGTTCAACCAGCTCGGCCAGGACTGGGGACTCGCCGCCTGGCGGCCCGACCAGCTGATCGCGACCGGATACGCGGCGTACCGGGACATGCTGCGGCGCATCTTCCAGCACGCGGGCGGCCTGCGCGTCGACCATGTGGCCGGGCTGTGGCGCCTGTGGTGGGTGCCGCCGGGCATGGGCCCCGCCGAGGGCACCTACGTGCACTACGACCCGGAGGCGATGCTCGGCATCCTGGCCCTGGAGGCCTCGCGTGCCGGTGCGGTGGTGATCGGTGAGGACCTCGGCACGGTGCAGCCCGCGGTGACCGAGACGCTGGAGCGGATGAACATGCTCGGCTCGGCCGTCCTCTACTTCACCCGCGAATGGACCGAGGAGGACCAGCCGTTCGTGCCGGCCGAGGAGTACAAGCGCAACGCGCTGGCCTCGGTGTCGACCCACGACCTGCCGACCGCGGCCGGGTTCCTCACCGGCGAGCAGGTGCGGGTGCGGGCCGAGCTGGGCCAGCTGGCCGGGCCGGTCGAGGAGGAGCGGCGCAACGCCCGGCGTGACCGTGACGCCCTGGTCGCCGTGCTCGAGGGCGACGGCTTGATCGCCCCGGGCGCCTCGGACGACGAGATCATCGTGGCCATGCACGAGTTCCTGGCCCGCACGCCGTGCCGATTCGTCACCGCTTCGCTGTACGACGTGCTGGGTGAGCTCGCGCAGCCCAACCTGCCAGGCACTATGAACGAATACCCGAACTGGCGGATGCCGTTGGCCGCCAGTCTCGAGCAGATAGCCGAGGACCCGCGCGTGCGCACGGTCGCCGCGATCCTCGCCGAGCGAAAGGCACCGAAGTGA
- a CDS encoding chitosanase: protein MRIRAHHVRSAALGAGVSATLCVPLAISVAAGADDNVVISRGRPAIASSNTGSEVAARANDASTVTRWVSVAGPGTQWVRIDLGSVQRIERVRLSWASTFAKTYRVQASADGSNWTDLYTTRAGNGGADDLKRLEGTGRYLRVLATQRGRSSGGYALADVRAYGPAAKVLPATAPATGSLVSGLEDGRKKERALQLISSAENSTLSWRRQFAYIEDIGDGRGYTAGIVGFTSGTSDLLAVVTEYTRRKPGNALARYLPALRAVNGSDSHAGLDPGFPAAWRAAAADPVMQRVQENARDTYYFNPALRFARSDGLRALGQFAYFDAAVMHGVSGMRAIRAAALRTAKTPAQGGDELAYLNAFLNARVAEMRTEEAHSDVSRVETAQRMFLRRSNLDLTTPLNWKVYGDAYRLAG, encoded by the coding sequence ATGCGGATCCGCGCGCACCACGTCCGGTCGGCCGCGCTGGGCGCCGGGGTCTCGGCGACCCTGTGCGTCCCGCTGGCCATCTCGGTGGCCGCCGGGGCCGACGACAACGTGGTGATCTCGCGGGGCCGCCCGGCGATCGCGTCGTCCAACACCGGCAGTGAGGTCGCCGCCCGGGCCAACGACGCCAGCACGGTCACCCGCTGGGTCAGCGTGGCCGGGCCGGGCACCCAGTGGGTCCGCATCGACCTGGGCTCGGTGCAGCGGATCGAGCGGGTCCGGCTAAGCTGGGCGTCCACCTTCGCCAAGACGTATCGGGTGCAGGCCTCGGCCGACGGCTCGAACTGGACCGACCTGTACACGACGCGCGCGGGCAACGGCGGCGCCGACGACCTCAAGCGGCTCGAGGGCACCGGGCGTTACCTGCGGGTGCTGGCCACCCAGCGCGGCCGCAGCAGCGGTGGCTACGCCTTGGCCGACGTGCGGGCGTACGGGCCCGCGGCCAAGGTGCTGCCCGCCACGGCCCCCGCGACCGGCTCGCTCGTGTCGGGGCTGGAGGACGGCCGCAAGAAGGAGCGGGCGCTGCAGCTCATCTCCAGCGCGGAGAACTCGACGCTGAGCTGGCGGCGGCAGTTCGCCTACATCGAGGACATCGGGGACGGCCGCGGCTACACGGCCGGGATCGTCGGTTTCACGTCGGGCACGTCCGACCTGCTGGCCGTCGTCACCGAGTACACCCGCCGCAAGCCCGGCAACGCCCTGGCCCGGTACCTGCCCGCGCTGCGGGCGGTCAACGGCTCCGATTCGCACGCGGGCCTCGATCCGGGCTTCCCGGCCGCCTGGCGCGCCGCCGCGGCCGACCCGGTGATGCAGCGGGTGCAGGAGAACGCGCGGGACACGTATTACTTCAACCCGGCCCTGCGGTTCGCCCGGTCCGACGGGCTGCGCGCGCTCGGCCAGTTCGCGTATTTCGACGCGGCCGTGATGCACGGGGTGTCGGGCATGCGGGCCATCCGGGCCGCGGCCCTGCGGACGGCCAAGACGCCGGCCCAGGGCGGTGACGAGCTGGCCTATCTGAACGCGTTCCTCAACGCCCGGGTGGCGGAGATGCGTACGGAGGAAGCTCATTCCGACGTGAGCCGGGTCGAGACCGCCCAGCGGATGTTTCTCCGCCGGAGCAATCTCGACCTGACCACGCCGCTCAACTGGAAGGTCTACGGAGACGCCTACCGTCTGGCGGGCTGA
- a CDS encoding glycoside hydrolase family 16 protein, which translates to MRKARVLLAAAVIATTLTGGLFAAGRNDTAEAAVGAVTWSDEFNGAAGSIDSSKWKFDIGGSGWGNNEQQYYTNSTSNVRVNGAGQLEITARRENPANYQCHYGTCQYTSGRILTADKFAQTYGKFEARIKIPKGQGIWPAFWMLGGNNWPTTGEIDIMENVGKEPNTLYGTVHGPGYSGGASIGGNRVNGAPLGNDFHNYAVEWSPNLIRWFLDGSEYFRVTPANLPGQWVFDHNFFMILNVAVGGYWPGYPDGSTQFPQTMLVDWVRVNAWNNDGGGTTPPPSTGGTMLKSTFSGRCIDIPNANATDGVRLQTWDCNNSGAQKWTFNSDGTLTALGKCFDPAGGALTNGTPIQLVTCNGNPVQRWTLSGAGDLVNLSANRCVDIKDWNANNGAQLQLWDCGGTTNQKWTKA; encoded by the coding sequence ATGCGTAAAGCCAGAGTGCTTCTCGCCGCGGCAGTGATCGCGACAACCCTCACCGGCGGCCTGTTCGCCGCCGGTCGCAACGACACCGCCGAAGCCGCGGTCGGAGCCGTCACCTGGTCCGACGAGTTCAACGGCGCCGCCGGCTCGATCGACTCCAGCAAGTGGAAGTTCGACATCGGCGGCAGCGGCTGGGGCAACAACGAGCAGCAGTACTACACCAACTCGACGAGCAACGTCCGGGTCAACGGCGCGGGCCAGCTCGAGATCACCGCCCGCCGCGAGAACCCGGCGAACTACCAGTGCCACTACGGCACCTGCCAGTACACGTCGGGCCGCATCCTGACCGCGGACAAGTTCGCCCAGACGTACGGCAAGTTCGAGGCCCGCATCAAGATCCCGAAGGGTCAGGGCATCTGGCCGGCGTTCTGGATGCTGGGCGGCAACAACTGGCCCACCACCGGCGAGATCGACATCATGGAGAACGTCGGCAAGGAGCCCAACACCCTGTACGGCACGGTGCACGGCCCCGGCTACTCCGGCGGCGCCAGCATCGGCGGCAACCGGGTGAACGGCGCGCCGCTCGGCAACGACTTCCACAACTACGCCGTGGAGTGGTCGCCCAACCTGATCCGCTGGTTCCTCGACGGCTCCGAGTACTTCCGGGTCACCCCGGCCAACCTGCCCGGCCAGTGGGTCTTCGACCACAACTTCTTCATGATCCTGAACGTGGCGGTCGGCGGTTACTGGCCCGGCTACCCGGACGGCAGCACGCAGTTCCCGCAGACCATGCTGGTCGACTGGGTGCGGGTCAACGCCTGGAACAACGACGGCGGCGGCACCACCCCGCCCCCGTCGACCGGCGGCACGATGCTCAAGAGCACCTTCAGCGGCCGCTGCATCGACATCCCGAACGCCAACGCGACCGACGGCGTGCGGCTCCAGACGTGGGACTGCAACAACAGCGGCGCCCAGAAGTGGACCTTCAACTCCGACGGCACGCTGACCGCACTGGGCAAGTGCTTCGACCCGGCCGGGGGCGCGCTCACCAACGGCACGCCGATCCAGCTGGTCACCTGCAACGGCAACCCGGTGCAGCGCTGGACCCTGTCGGGCGCCGGTGACCTGGTGAACCTCTCGGCCAACCGGTGCGTCGACATCAAGGACTGGAACGCCAACAACGGCGCTCAGCTCCAGCTGTGGGACTGCGGCGGCACGACCAACCAGAAGTGGACCAAGGCGTAG
- a CDS encoding carbohydrate-binding protein translates to MSKAGWLIRPRAALALVVAGAGLAAAVFFTGQGGVAVAAEHRPVFDDSFDGRRGEPLDPARWLLDGDERHGRLDGDGNLVVDRLISTRQAFAEPYGHAEARIKVRRSAGPWRAFGAVDKFGRVLRGDVEVLDKNADPVSGRRFHTYAIDWSPEAVIWSVDGKPSLKLTPEEPLPIALVLNLATDGRRPGRMEVDFVKVTAGSKPMPAPTAPSATPTSATPTSAAPPPAKPTTPPPAKPTTPPPAKPAAWKAFTDYQAGDRVTFEGATYEVKEAHTALPGWEPSALPNLFKKV, encoded by the coding sequence GTGAGCAAGGCTGGATGGCTGATCAGACCACGTGCTGCACTCGCCCTGGTGGTCGCCGGGGCCGGGCTGGCGGCGGCCGTGTTCTTCACAGGTCAGGGCGGCGTGGCCGTCGCGGCCGAGCACCGTCCGGTCTTCGACGACTCGTTCGACGGGCGGCGCGGCGAACCCCTCGACCCGGCCCGGTGGCTGCTCGACGGCGATGAGCGCCACGGCCGGCTGGACGGCGACGGCAACCTCGTCGTGGACCGGCTGATCAGCACGCGCCAGGCGTTCGCGGAGCCGTACGGGCATGCGGAGGCGCGGATCAAGGTGCGGCGCTCGGCGGGGCCGTGGCGCGCGTTCGGAGCCGTCGACAAGTTCGGCCGGGTGCTGCGGGGCGACGTCGAGGTGCTCGACAAGAACGCGGACCCGGTGTCGGGCCGCCGGTTCCACACGTACGCGATCGACTGGTCGCCGGAGGCCGTGATCTGGTCGGTCGACGGCAAGCCGAGCCTGAAGCTCACGCCGGAGGAGCCGCTGCCGATCGCGCTGGTGCTCAACCTGGCCACCGACGGCCGCCGGCCGGGGCGCATGGAGGTCGACTTCGTCAAGGTGACCGCGGGCTCGAAGCCGATGCCGGCACCCACCGCCCCGTCGGCCACCCCGACCTCGGCCACCCCGACTTCCGCGGCGCCGCCGCCGGCCAAGCCCACGACACCCCCGCCGGCCAAGCCCACGACGCCCCCGCCGGCGAAGCCCGCCGCGTGGAAGGCGTTCACCGACTACCAGGCCGGTGACCGGGTGACGTTCGAGGGCGCGACCTACGAGGTCAAGGAGGCGCACACCGCGCTGCCCGGGTGGGAGCCGTCCGCGCTGCCCAATCTCTTCAAGAAGGTGTAA
- a CDS encoding ATP-binding protein produces the protein MLLSETFDRDAITTLRHSVATCAGSAGLRGDRLDDFVVAVNELLTNAVRHGGGAGRVVMWSSGGEVVCEVSDSGGGLSALRPEPAVRPAADQPGGWGLWLAEELTDTFRLTTGAEGTTVRVSSRLP, from the coding sequence ATTTTGCTCTCCGAGACCTTCGACCGCGACGCCATCACGACGTTGCGGCACTCCGTCGCGACTTGTGCCGGGTCGGCCGGCCTGCGCGGTGACCGTCTCGACGATTTCGTGGTGGCGGTCAACGAGTTGCTGACCAACGCGGTGCGGCACGGTGGCGGCGCCGGGCGTGTCGTCATGTGGTCGTCCGGCGGCGAGGTGGTCTGCGAGGTGAGCGACTCCGGGGGCGGGTTGTCGGCACTGCGGCCCGAGCCCGCGGTGCGCCCGGCGGCCGATCAGCCCGGCGGGTGGGGGCTGTGGCTGGCCGAGGAGCTGACCGACACGTTCCGCCTTACGACCGGGGCCGAAGGCACCACCGTACGGGTCTCCAGCCGACTTCCTTAA
- the macS gene encoding MacS family sensor histidine kinase has translation MPDARNSGLEAPLWRAIAVYRIAALTYATILVIGNISDYKRPMLAWPVLVAMAAWTVFTTYAYADPARRRAPLLIADMLVVMAALTSSIEVVGRHSLETGRPTLAVAWHVAPVLCCAVRFGRRGGIAAALAMGATDLLVRAHYDQSALTGSVLMLLAAIAVGYLVRIAEVAQERLERAVELEAATRERERLARDIHDSVLQVLALVKRRGAGLDGEAGELARLAGEQEAALRTLVGGRQAAVDPVADELDLMALLHPYATADVTVSGPAGAVPLPAHAARELRAAVAAALDNVARHCDPGTKVYLFVEDDPDEVVVTVRDDGCGIEPDRLAQAEAQGRLGVAQSIRGRIGDLGGRVQIVSAPGQGTEVEMTVPRGPIS, from the coding sequence ATGCCGGACGCGCGGAACAGCGGGCTCGAGGCGCCGCTGTGGCGGGCGATCGCGGTCTATCGCATCGCTGCCCTGACGTACGCGACGATCCTGGTCATCGGCAACATCAGCGACTACAAGCGGCCGATGCTGGCCTGGCCTGTGCTGGTGGCGATGGCGGCCTGGACGGTCTTCACCACGTACGCGTACGCCGACCCGGCCCGTCGCCGCGCCCCGCTGCTGATCGCCGACATGCTCGTCGTGATGGCCGCGCTCACCTCGAGCATCGAGGTCGTGGGCCGGCACTCGCTCGAGACGGGCCGGCCCACGCTAGCGGTGGCCTGGCACGTCGCGCCCGTCCTGTGCTGCGCGGTGCGGTTCGGCCGCCGGGGTGGCATCGCGGCCGCGCTCGCCATGGGCGCCACCGACCTGCTCGTCCGCGCCCACTACGACCAGTCCGCGCTCACCGGCTCGGTCCTGATGCTGCTGGCCGCCATCGCCGTCGGTTATCTCGTCCGCATCGCCGAGGTGGCCCAGGAGCGGTTGGAGCGGGCTGTCGAGCTGGAGGCGGCCACCCGCGAACGGGAACGGCTGGCCCGCGACATCCACGACTCCGTGCTGCAGGTGCTGGCGCTGGTCAAACGGCGGGGCGCCGGGCTCGACGGGGAGGCCGGCGAGCTGGCCCGGCTGGCCGGCGAGCAGGAGGCCGCGCTGCGCACCCTGGTCGGCGGGCGGCAGGCCGCGGTCGACCCGGTGGCCGACGAGCTCGACCTGATGGCCCTGCTGCATCCGTACGCCACCGCTGACGTCACCGTCTCGGGCCCGGCCGGCGCCGTTCCCCTGCCCGCGCACGCCGCCCGCGAGCTGCGGGCCGCGGTGGCCGCCGCCCTCGACAACGTGGCCCGGCACTGCGACCCCGGCACGAAGGTCTACCTGTTCGTCGAGGACGACCCGGACGAGGTGGTCGTGACCGTGCGCGACGACGGCTGCGGCATCGAGCCCGACCGGCTGGCCCAGGCCGAGGCGCAGGGCCGGCTCGGCGTCGCCCAGTCGATCCGCGGGCGCATCGGTGACCTGGGCGGCCGGGTGCAGATCGTCTCCGCGCCCGGTCAGGGGACGGAGGTCGAGATGACCGTGCCGCGCGGGCCGATATCGTGA
- a CDS encoding response regulator: MTAAIRVMVVDDHPMWRDGVSRDLTAAGYDVVATSGEGRQAVRIAAAARPDVVVLDLQLPDVSGVEVINGLQSEIPGVRILMLSASGEQQDVLDAMKAGATGYLLKSAAQADFLDAVSRTAAGDTVFTPGLAGLVLGEFRRLAVTEPAGADEAAPKLTERETEVLRLVAKGLSYKQIAERLVLSHRTVQNHVQNTLGKLQLHNRVELTRYALQNGLAPLDEDPAP, translated from the coding sequence ATGACCGCAGCGATCCGGGTGATGGTGGTCGACGACCACCCGATGTGGCGTGACGGCGTCAGCCGTGACCTGACCGCGGCGGGCTACGACGTGGTGGCGACCAGCGGCGAGGGCCGGCAGGCCGTGCGCATCGCGGCCGCGGCCCGGCCCGACGTCGTCGTCCTCGACCTGCAGCTCCCCGACGTGTCGGGCGTCGAGGTGATCAACGGTTTGCAGAGCGAGATTCCCGGCGTACGGATCCTGATGCTCTCGGCCAGCGGCGAGCAGCAGGACGTGCTGGACGCCATGAAGGCCGGCGCGACGGGCTACCTGCTCAAGTCGGCCGCCCAGGCGGATTTTCTCGACGCGGTGAGCCGCACGGCCGCCGGTGACACCGTCTTCACCCCGGGGCTGGCCGGGCTGGTGCTGGGGGAGTTCCGGCGGCTTGCCGTCACCGAGCCGGCCGGGGCCGACGAGGCGGCGCCGAAGCTCACCGAGCGCGAGACCGAGGTGCTGCGGCTGGTGGCGAAGGGCCTGTCGTACAAGCAGATCGCCGAACGGCTCGTGCTGAGCCATCGCACGGTGCAGAACCACGTTCAGAACACGCTCGGCAAGCTCCAGCTGCACAACCGCGTGGAACTGACCAGATATGCGCTGCAGAATGGTCTCGCTCCGCTCGACGAGGATCCGGCCCCATGA